The following are encoded together in the Trichomycterus rosablanca isolate fTriRos1 chromosome 19, fTriRos1.hap1, whole genome shotgun sequence genome:
- the dpm1 gene encoding dolichol-phosphate mannosyltransferase subunit 1 codes for MASRKSNKKKLEEADKYSVLLPTYNERENLPLIVWLLVKYFGESGYNYEIIVIDDGSPDGTLQIAEQLQKIYGEDKIVLRPREKKLGLGTAYIHGIKHATGNFIIIMDADLSHHPKFIPQFIDKQKEGGYDLVSGTRYRGDGGVYGWDLRRKLISRGANFITQVLLRPGASDLTGSFRLYKKDVLEQLVARCVSKGYVFQMEMIVRARQLGYTIGEVPISFVDRVYGESKLGGNEIVSFLKGLLTLFATT; via the exons ATGGCAAGTCGTAAGAGTAACAAGAAGAAGCTGGAGGAGGCTGATAAATATTCTGTGCTGTTACCGACGTACAACGAGCGAGAGAATTTACCTCTCATTGTCTGGCTGCTGGTCAAATATTTCGGCGAAAG TGGCTATAACTACGAGATCATTGTCATTGATGATGGAAGCCCTGATGGGACACTACAGATTGCGGAACAGCTGCAGAAAATTTACGGAGAGGATAAGATT gTCCTGAGACCAAGAGAAAAGAAACTTGGTTTAG GAACCGCATACATCCATGGTATTAAACATGCTACTGGGAATTTCATTATCATCATGGATGCTGATCTGTCTCATCAT CCAAAGTTTATTCCACAATTTATTGA TAAGCAGAAAGAGGGTGGATATGACCTAGTGTCTGGAACGCGGTACAGAGGAGATGGAGGTGTATACGGATGGGACCTGCGCCGAAAACTTATTAG CCGAGGAGCAAATTTCATCACACAAGTGCTGTTGAGACCAGGAGCATCAGATCTCACAGGAAGTTTTAG ACTCTATAAGAAGGATGTGCTGGAGCAGTTGGTGGCGCGTTGTGTGTCCAAAGGCTATGTTTTCCAGATGGAGATGATTGTTCGTGCGAGACAGTTAGGCTACACCATTGGAGAG GTTCCAATCTCGTTTGTGGACCGTGTTTATGGGGAGTCCAAATTAGGAGGAAATGAAATTGTCTCCTTCCTGAAAGGATTACTCACTCTTTTTGCAACAACATGA